The following proteins come from a genomic window of Panicum hallii strain FIL2 chromosome 8, PHallii_v3.1, whole genome shotgun sequence:
- the LOC112902924 gene encoding kafirin PSKR2-like — translation MAAKVFSLLALLALLVSATTAVIIPQCSLAASAATIPQYLSPIAAVGYEHPIVQSYRLQQALAASILPSSAMFLQQQSALLQQQSLAQLTVQSITAQQQRVLSPFSQVALANPAAYLQQQINQLAMVNPAAYLQQQLLPFNQLAVANSAAFSQQQQQLVPFNPLAVAHPAAFLQQQQLVNQLALTSPAAFWQQQQLVNQLALTSPASFWQQPIVGSTLF, via the coding sequence ATGGCAGCCAAGGTATTTTCCCTCCTTGCACTCCTTGCTCTCTTAGTGAGCGCTACCACCGCGGTCATTATTCCGCAGTGCTCGCTAGCCGCCTCCGCTGCCACTATTCCACAGTACCTCTCACCTATCGCAGCTGTCGGATATGAGCACCCGATTGTGCAGTCCTACAGGCTACAACAGGCACTTGCAGCCAGCATCCTACCATCATCGGCAATGTTCTTACAGCAACAGTCAGCCTTACTGCAGCAGCAATCTTTGGCCCAGCTAACAGTACAGAGCATCACGGCACAGCAACAACGCGTTCTATCACCGTTCAGTCAGGTAGCCCTGGCGAACCCCGCCGCCTACTTGCAACAACAGATCAACCAGCTAGCCATGGTGAACCCCGCTGCCTACTTGCAGCAGCAACTgcttccattcaaccaactagCTGTTGCGAACTCCGCCGCCTtctcgcagcagcagcagcagctggtgCCATTCAACCCACTTGCCGTGGCCCACCCCGCTGCCTTCTTGCAGCAGCAACAGCTAGTCAACCAACTGGCTTTGACGAGTCCCGCCGCCTTCTGGCAGCAGCAACAGCTAGTCAACCAACTAGCTTTGACGAGTCCTGCCTCCTTCTGGCAGCAACCCATCGTTGGTTCTACCCTCTTCTAA